In Plodia interpunctella isolate USDA-ARS_2022_Savannah chromosome 17, ilPloInte3.2, whole genome shotgun sequence, one genomic interval encodes:
- the LOC128677133 gene encoding transforming acidic coiled-coil-containing protein 3-like — protein sequence MSSTEQNIVNSMQQLSVQPSNSGPTEKPTQVVTPAVNRSPAAAKVNPVKANPVSPAIATIDRLLSLGANIPPPPPVITRPADMDPHTVEQLRAVKELLTAQEEEAQNLRDLNRELRERLEECETKIKKLTEQNDEYAEKEKNLSQRVAEKVRNNKQMSVVMEEYERTISSLIGERDAEGKRWVDERATLVRERDEAAAHLASMEHAFNDVHTKYERCKVIIQGYKSNEETLKRTVEENNDAIQKLEARYETLRQHAMQQLNKANAELDSVKKAHQAEILKLNAMLKKSEVHASSLQESLAQKIKDNEELTAICDELINKVG from the coding sequence ATGTCAAGTACAGAGCAAAATATAGTGAACTCTATGCAACAATTGTCTGTGCAACCCAGTAACAGTGGTCCTACTGAGAAACCAACACAAGTGGTCACACCAGCTGTAAACCGCAGTCCAGCTGCAGCCAAAGTGAACCCTGTAAAGGCAAATCCTGTGTCCCCAGCTATAGCTACGATTGATCGACTTCTGAGCCTAGGTGCCAATATTCCTCCTCCCCCTCCTGTGATCACTCGGCCTGCTGACATGGACCCTCACACTGTGGAGCAACTCAGAGCTGTCAAAGAGCTATTAACAgctcaagaagaagaagcacaGAATCTGAGAGACCTCAATCGTGAATTAAGAGAACGCCTTGAAGAgtgtgaaacaaaaataaaaaagctcaCAGAACAGAATGATGAATATGCTGAAAAAGAGAAAAACTTATCCCAAAGAGTTGCTGAGaaagtaagaaataataagCAAATGAGTGTAGTCATGGAGGAATATGAGAGGACTATCTCTTCATTGATTGGTGAAAGAGATGCAGAGGGCAAGAGGTGGGTGGACGAAAGAGCCACCCTGGTGCGTGAGCGAGATGAGGCAGCGGCCCACCTGGCATCTATGGAGCATGCATTTAATGATGTCCATACCAAGTATGAGAGATGCAAAGTAATCATACAAGGATATAAAAGTAATGAAGAGACATTAAAAAGAACAGTCGAAGAAAACAATGATgccattcagaaattagaggCTAGGTATGAAACTTTAAGACAGCATGCCATGCAACAACTTAACAAAGCAAATGCTGAGTTAGACTCAGTGAAGAAGGCTCACCAGGCAGAGATTCTGAAACTTAATGCCATGCTGAAGAAGAGTGAAGTACATGCCTCCTCGCTGCAGGAGTCTCTGGCTCAGAAGATAAAAGATAATGAAGAACTCACAGCCATATGTGATGAACTTATCAACAAGGTTGGTTGA